Within the Malus sylvestris chromosome 4, drMalSylv7.2, whole genome shotgun sequence genome, the region aaaattataaagttCTAGCCCCACCcactattttgaaaaaaaacacaaaacaaaaggcaAGTAGAGAAGATTACTACTATCATTCATCTTCGGAAATCtaacaaaaatagaaaagcgtgtgatatccacacaccatattttacttctcacacacttttttaattttcggctgttagatcagatgaattgaaaaagatcaatggacataaattaataagggatatgtgtggatagcacaccccaaatAGAAAATGACTAgagaaaccaaaacaaaaaacaaaacgaaaacgGGCAAGTCGTAGATTTCTCTAATAATTAGAATCATCCTCTTTAACTCATTTCATCTCggtttaaaaaagaaaaacgaaaaacTAAACAACAATCCCCACATAACAAACCGTCACTACCCCTCTTTTGTGGCGGTTTGCCGCCGCCTCTCCCTGCACTTTATAACTAAAACAATGTAAATTATGCCCTTTAAAAGTTTGACTTTTCTTGCTAAGTCTAGTCTGCCCACattgaatataaataatttatacAACCATGAGAGTTCTAGAATACAAATCATTTCTCCCCTCCTCCCCGCCGCCGCCGGTTCCGCCGGCTGCTCCCCAATGTGAACAAGCACCTTCCCAACGACAACGAGTCAGCAAcacgactctctctctctctaggttATGCTTTGGCCTAGAATTAATTTTAAAGTGGGATTTCACCAATGAAATTCAACCCATTAGCAAGTAATTTGCTTGGGAATGAGAACTTTTTAACATCAAATTCCCAAGAGAAATACTAAGAATACGCTTTTAAAAGTAGAACTTTCTAATGTGATTTTACCAATGAAACTAAAACGTAATGCCAAATACACATTTCTTGTATTTAAAACTAATAAGGGCATATGTCACTTAGTAATATGGTCTGgtgatattcattttcacttgtaagtgagttATGTTTGATTCTCGCAAAAAGCGaagttaaaccacattattatggtaAGCCCATTGTAAAGCTTAGTTTACTCCTccaccccttagtgtaaatactatcgtttgttaaaaaaaaaaaaaaaaactaataagggTATCTTCAATGGGAGATGTAAATTGTCTTGGAAtggacaatttatattttttttttcaacaaacaatattatctatactaaggaggAGAGATATGGACTAAATCTCGCAATGAACTAGTAATAATGTTGTTTGAATTttcctttggcgagaatcgaatctaaaacatctcacttacaagtaaaaaggaATACCACAAGACCGCAGTACTAAGTAGCGGTTCATAAGTTTTACTTCAGTGAGATGGGaaaaccttttcttttcttttttggacATACATGAATTAGTAATTAATCTCCTTCTTTTAGAGCAACTTCAAATCTATTTTTAATTGACTAGTTATTAATTCATGTATGGCCCAAAATGTCAACTGAAAATAGATTTGAAgttgttgtcaaatttgacagcaaatCAATTCATGGCACGGTCATGTCATGGAAGAATTAACATTTCGTTTGGAAAATACTACTATTGTCTTTTTTTCTTGTTATTGGTGATGTTGGCTTTTTCACATTTTCTCTTAATATGCTCTTATGCATCTTTGGTACCATATGAGGCATCAACTTAATTTTAGCCGACCCAAATTGTACCAAAGCATAACCTATACTGTGAAAGTTCGAACTCAAATAGAAAATTCCAAACATCCGCTTGCTTTTCACTAAATTAATTCCTCGTGATTTTTGGGTATCAAGTATTAAAATGTAATTAAATGTGGACTACTATTATATATCAAGTGGCATGCATAGAATACAACTTACTCAGGAGCGACCGTACGCAATGGTCTATGCATTGTTGATCTGTGTAAATAACATGATTGGTCCCTGATTAGGATATAAAAGCAATAATTAGTGACGAAATTGACCAAACAATTAACGGTGCGAGCATGATGAAATGACCCAATTAGCAATTAGGAAAAGATCAAGTCATACTTTCAACGATTTAGAggcttctaattttttttcaagtcaccatatatatatgatttaaACATCAAGAAATGCACTCGTTTTTTATGATTGAATGTGTTTCAATAATACAAAGATTAAACCATGCTTTTTACGTTGACGTTTAGTGTGAAGAGCTGTATTTTCTTTTCAGACACAAATCAATATGAGGAAAAGAACAATCGAACATGGAATACAGATACATCGATAGATACATCCAATAACTTGAATCACTAACTTTTTTACTTAACAAGAGGGAACATGGGAATAGGGGAAGTAAGGAAAGGAAACTATATCCACTAGTCTTCCCAAGGTGATCCTCATTCTTGATTTTTTAGGTATCCAACGTAACCTATAAATTGAAATGATTCCAATACTCAAATTTAAGTAACATATAGAACTCAAGAATTAGAACGATTCCATTTCTCATTCTTGATACGTAAGTAAACACGTCGTAGGAGTTATATTACATGACTTTGAACATACTTTAATTATAGAAAAAGTTTCATAAGTTTAGTTAATTTGCACTAATCAAacctttttaataattaaagcAATAAAGGAAGATTTAGCCCACCTATTTGGGAACGTCCATTGGCTTATCGTCCTTCTCAACAAGATCGCAAAAGactacaattatttatttatcagGAGGTAtgctagctagctagctttatttatttatttattattattattattattattattattattattttgtgaagaaaagtttAGGTGGTGATTGATTACTCTCATCATCAACGTTAGGATATACTCACAACCTCGAGCTGTAAAAACTTACATATGACACCTAACTGGCAGTTATTACCTATATGAATTTACGTAAGAATTTATATCACGCACCAATAAGAGTACTGTTAGCAGGACTCAAACCTTGATAAGACACATAAGACAGAAACCTTACTAAATGAGCCAACCCATCGTTGGCATATGCTAGCTAGCTTTATTTAACGCCATGAAATATATGGTtatatttttattcaatttcatGGTGGAAACACATTTGCTTCAAAGTAAGGGTTATGGCTACGCCACATTCCATTATTAGAGCAGATAATCTTCTTTTCCACCACCCCAAGTGCTtcaaataaaatacatccagCCTTCGTTAACCAATAGTCTCGCgtgcaaataaattaaaaaaaatatttagattagTTAAAAAGCTAAATAATGTGTTTCCACGTTTGAATCCTCCATCAAACAATTTAAATTACTTTAAAATCCATTGTAATTATTACGagtttaaaattgaatattgtTTGTCTAAATAAGAAGGTTaaagtacatatatataatggtGGGTAGCCTCTTGTCACACGTGTAACCGTTTGACAATTGGTCTTACATTTTAAATTAAgtattttttaatgatttttttgttaaaaaataggaaatttatgttattttttatatatttttttatcaaaaaaattattcaaaaataaattggAAGTCAACCATAAAACCCACTAAGGGGTGGAGAAGTAGGCTAAGctttaattcaaaattaaaatgtgttcaaaattaaaatgtgTTGAATTACTTTAACTCCTCttaattcaattttaatttttgaaattctTGAGGCaatttatggttttttttttttttgaaaaatttagaaaaataacCACAATTTGAACTCTATATGGAATTATAGTCACCATCTAAATAGGCTTGGAAATGGAAGACACGTGCAAATTCTTTCTCTTCATAGAATCCAACCAAATAGAATTGAAGATTTGAGCTAAATTGTATATCTGTAACATAAAATCAAGCATTCAATTCTTGCAATTGAATTCGGAATCCAAATTCTTTGATTGAATTTTGGTTAAAGATTGAAAAGCTACaattgacacaccctgatctAGATCGAGGCacgctggccgtcacgtgaaagtgacgtagccatgtgcgcagTGCGGAAAGACATTGATAAAACAAAAAGCGAATAAGATTTAAGTGTGAATatacacaatcagagcataggtagcctaagtgcagtccaacAGGACAAATACTAATGATATAATACCAAAGGTGGTTCTACATTGGTGATAATCTGTCAAAACCTCAATGAAATATAAAACCAACGGAAACTCGCTGGAAAAATTACAATAATCCGGCCACCTCTGCAACTTGTCAAACCCGAGCTTCCTAACGtccaaaacacttcaaaatCCTTCCTTAAGCTTCGACAACAAGTTCTAAGGCTCCCTAGGACCTTCAAACTCAATGAAATCTTTGCGATCACGACTGAGCTACTATGCACCTCTTCGAGGGTTTCCTGGTTCCCTAGCTTTCGAAGCTTTCACGTCCAACCAAAGGTATAGATCGACTCCTGAGCTTGCAAAGAGTCCAAAAACACCAACCACAACCTCGATCCGTGCAAGAAAGGGTGGGTTAGGAGTTGTCCATACGATTGTACGGAAAATGGGAAAAATCCGAGAGAGAACAGAGAGAGAGTCAAAGGGAGTggtatgggtgtgtgtgtgtgtggtctagttttgggctaccaacCAACAAACAAAAGCTTACTTCCTATTGGGTCTAAAAACTTAGGTAAAACATGTCATGGTCCAAATCCTTAGcttgtttacacacacacaaccACTAAACGCTCAAGGGCAATAAAGACATTTTACATTATCAAAAATATATTTCGGGACGAGCTGTCACAACAATCCAAAAGCTAAAAGTTAAAAGCCAAAGACCAAGAGGCAACCTTTTTACAAGTTGAAATGGGGTGGTGTACAATGGCTTGCCTGAAACGGAAACCCTATGTCGTGATGGATTGGAGATCTCAGCTCCTCGGAGGAAAGCTGAAagtttgaagctttggaggtggaGGAGAGAACCTCATGggtatattagtatttttacATCCAcgtttggttataattatcataaatttaAAAGGGTGGCtataattttatatgaaatctgCCATTtaatactacggtttagtgatatttcttttcacttgtaagtgaaagattttaggtttaattatggtcgaagacaaatttgaaccacattataaGGCTAAGCCCATCCCCCTCCCTTTTAGTGTAGAAAATatcgtttattcaaaaaaataaaatctatatgAGATCCAAAGTTTACttaattttccaaatttcctttttttttttttaagtgctcATTTTAAAGTGCTCCCTTTATATATTTAGATACATATCTATATTTATTCTATAGAATAGAGAAGAAAATAAACTAGTGGAGCCTAGAGTATTTATCCTTGCGGTCGTaggttttgcatttttttcatCCACAATATCACTTTTATAgattaaaaagtaaataaattagAGTTGGCCCATCTGACTCGAGTTATGGACTGCAACAAAGACTGAACCGGTCCAAGTAGATCCCCACGACCCATGTACCGGTCCAAGTAGATCCCCGGATAGTCCGCCAGGAGAAACGGCGCGTTTCGGTTATCCCGCTCCCGGCTGTTTTCCTTTTGAAACACAGCAGCGTAGCAGAGAACCGAAGCTTGACCACTGCAATGGCGGACCACGTGATCCTCACGTGCGGTCACCCTCTCATCCTCCCGACAATTTCCGCCGACGAACCTCTCTCTCCCGAAGTCCTGCCTCCCCTGAGATCCCTCATCGTCAACCCCTCAACTCCCGGGCCCACAATCACCTCCATCCTCGAAACCCTAACTCGCTCTCTCCGACTCAGTCGCGATCCGCTCACCATCCGATTCACTCTCAAGCTCCTCTCCGACCTCGCCTCGCGACACCCCCACCTCTCGTTCTTCGTATTCGACTCGGTCCGTTCCCACCTCCTCTCCACCGGCTCGCCCCGCGTTGCTGCCGACTCACTCGACGCGCTCGCTTCAATCGTGGAGAGCAACCGAGCCCTAGCTCCCGGAATTGAAGAATTGGATGACCGGCTGTTCGCCTCGCTGTGTTTCAGTCCGTCTTGCTCCGTACGGCCGTGGCTGCTCAGAAACGCCGAGAGGTTCGGCGTACAGCCTCATTTGCTGTTCACTCTGTTTCTAGGGTTTACGAAGGATCCATATCCGAATGTGAGAAAAGAGGCGTTGGACGGGCTCGTTGGGTTGAGTGAGAACGGTGTGATCGAGGACCGTGACATGATCGAAGGCTGCTATTTTCGTGCCGTTGAGCTCCTAAACGACATGGAAGATTGCGTTCGATTGGCTGCCGTTCGCACGGTGAGCTTTGCTAGTCACATTGAATGATTGATATCTCTGTTTCCTTTTCGATTTTGTGTGCTGACTTTGTTTATGCATTGTGCATTTATGAATGAACACACAGGTGTGTTCTTGGGGTCTAATGCTCGTGGCGTGCATTTCGGAGATGAAAGCATATTGGTCTGATGAAGTATTTGTCAAAGTAATTGCTTATTACTAGTCATATTATCTGCCTTAATTGTAGTTAAATATTTATGATAATTGATCCATTTAATCGAGTATAGTTGAATCCCGGTATTGTTTGGATGAATTTGAGCTTTGGAACTTTGGTGTCTACAGTCAAGTTGTGATTAGCTTTTCCCTTTAGTTTTGGTTCGTGCTGACTTGAACTTGTACACACCACTCATGGTTTATGCATATTGTCCATATAGTCTTACTAATCTATTTGGGTCAAATTTTGTCTAGGAGATCATTAAGGAAAGCCACACTTTACCCTGCATTGTTGAATGGTAGGACATTCTCTTCCTATCATGCTGTCTCAGAGTCGGAAAATTTATAAGCATCATGTAGAGTTCCTACCCTGATGTTTGTGTATGTTTGTAGCTTTGTTCAATGGTGAGAGACATGAGCATGGAGGTTAGGGTTGAAGCTTTTTATGCTCTTGGGAAGATAAAGTTGGTATCTGAGGATATTCTTTTGCAAACCCTGTCAAAGAGAGTTCTGGTAACCATGAAAGGAAAAGGATCTTTTGCTCAGTGCTCTGATGAACAACTAGAAGTATCAGGTTCAAGTGTTGCTGGAGCTTTCGTGCACGGACTAGAGGATGAATTTCACGAGGCAACTTTTATTTTCTCTGTTCTGCAAGGGAACCTTGCCATGTGCATGCTTTCTAATTAGGAATTTTTTGTGAATCTTGAAGGTGCGAAAAGGTGCCTGTCATGCATTGAGAACACTGGCCATACTCTCTGCCAAGTTTGCTGGAGAAGCCTTAAACTTATTGATGGATGTACTGAATGATGACTCAATACTTGTTCGGTTACAAGCTTTTGAAACTATGCATCAATTGGCTACCTTTGACCTTCTGAAGGTGCAAGAAGCACACATGCATATGGTAATGTTCTAGAATTCTTGTAATCATCTAACTATACATAATAACTGACAGAACATCTGATTCACCTACTGCCTATGGATGCAAATGCATCTTATACTTTGAGGTGGCAGTGAAATGATCCATTTAAACGCTTCTATGTACCAGATATCTTCAGTGTCTTCATCAAATCGTACATGCTACCCAatattgttttgatttttgcAGTTTCTTGGCACTCTGGTTGACAATGATACCCTCATAAGATCTTCCGCAAGGAAAGTACTTAAATTGGCAAAGCTGCCTCAGTTAAAGATGTTTAGGTTAACTATTGATGCCCTTCTAGAAAATATGGAAAGATATCCACAGGTTAGCTTTCCATTATTTCCTTGTTCAAAGTTGcagattgtttttttttgtcctGAAACTAGTATGGTGATGAGAGTTCAGTCATTTTAATCATGCTATTTTTTAGGAGTTGCTTGTCTGACTCAGTGCTTACATTTCAGAACTTGGTCTGTCATCCCTTcaattcaattaattcaaatttCTTGTTTCCAGGATGAAGCAGATGCATTATCTGTTTTGTTTCATATTGGACGAAATCATGGAAAGTTTGTGGTCCGCTTGATTGAGGAAGTTTCTCCACAGGTTAGCGTGCCTCTATTTGCTGTCAAATTATCGTTAATATTATATAAATACCACGACCCAACTTCCTGTCTAGGTTGGGCAGCTCCCAAAGATGAAATTCAATCCTGCTCAGTGATACCAAAAGGTGTTCCTGACAGGGTCTATTCAAATATAATGATGCATGACATGAATCAAGATTTATCATAAATTAGTCTTTCAGCTGAATGCAAAATAATTCTCTTTTCAACGGAGCTTTTATTGTGGTCTTATGGTCAGAAGGATGGATAAAAGCTATTTGAAAGCATGGCATGGAACAGCACCAAGGAAAATGTGGTCTCACCCTTTTGTTTGCTTACATTGTTTGTGTTACAGGCTTTAGGAGTTTTCTTATATCTGGAAATGGCTTGAAAGTATCAATTATGTTCCTTATGCATACATTCTGTATTTGTTTGTAACTAaaatttcttttcaaaaaaGTTGATAATcactgttcttttttttttctactttttcTATCAGATGGAGCCAATGTCTAATGGAAAGTTGGACTTTGATAGCATGAGAGTGGCCGGCTTGCTAGTTCTGGCCATCTCAGCTCCAGTTTCAGATGAACGTGATTGCAATATTCCACCTGCAATATTTTCTTATGCAGTAACGTATCTGGGAAGGATTTCTCATGCACTGAGTGATATTATCAATCAAAATAGCcttttggattatttgtctCAGTGCAGTAGATCCCAAGGACCATATGATGTAGAGTTCAACAAGTTCAACTTTAAAGCGGGGGAGCCATGCTTGCCTTTACTTGAAAATGATGGTTCAACCTGTACTAGTAACAAGATGACTGGTTCAGCTGAAATGTCTGAAATTGTGTCTCCAATAATGGAGCCAAGGGAAGTAGGAACTTCACTTGTAGCATACCAGCTAGAGGTGCATGATGAAGTGACTAAGTTAGTGAATGTTGTTCTTGCAAGGGCCAAGGATATCTGGCCAGTAGTACAATCAGGATTCGTGAATGAAGTAATGAGGACTTTGAGGTAACACATTACTTTCTGTCGTTGTCTGTTGACATTATTTGTTTTCCCTAAAACAGGAAAAAATagacaaataaaacaaaagtttCCCTTCAGGCACCAGAAAGATATGCATGCTTTGAGATTATGCATTATAGCATCTAGTCGGGCGACTGGGTTTAATGGGATCATTCTGCCAAAGGAATGTCCGATATATTATTCGAATTATGACACGTTTGCAAGCATGCATATTTACCATAAATTTTGAACATATTTGATATCCTAATCACCTCTTTCAGTGCTTCCTGCTTATTTGCTTTGTAAAATTGTTTTGCAGAAGTTGCAAGGAAGAGCTGGCAACATTCACTTCTGACTCACTTCCATCTGCGGGAGTTTTGCCCTTCACGAAGCAATATGTTCAGATAATGAAACTGCTTACAAGGGCATGGATGAACTTTCTGCCTTCAGTGCTTTTTCCTCCTTATGGAATGGGAGAATTAGACTTGGTATTAAGAAAGCTGGACACAAGGCTTAGAGATCTGAAGAGTACATTTATAAGATTGTCTAAAAGGGAGGAGTTGCATATCTTGGAGCTGATACTTGTGACCTGTGTGCTCAGATTGTCGAAAGTAGAAATTTGCTGCCATCTTCGAACCTTGAGAAAGCTCTCTAGTACGATGTCACAGGTTGAATCTCTCCTTAGAGATGGATCTCTTGAACCTTCCAGGTTTATAACTGAAGTTGAGAAGTTATCATTGGAAACTGGTACCTTTCCCAATGAAGGTTCCTGTAATCCCCGCCTTTTTCAAAGAGCACTTGAAAGCTTCTCCCTCAAGCAGCTTGTGTTGAGTGGTGGAATCAAGCACGTAAACGCAGAGCTGGATATACCCGACAACAGCTACGAAAATCCTCTCCGGTTTGTCGCAGGACTGCCCGTTGGCATACCCTGCCATATCACACTCCATAACGTTTTAGCCGAAAGTCGGCTGTGGCTGAAGATGACTGTAAATGAAGACGACGATTCAACTCGATTTGTGTTTTTGGATTTAAACCTTTTCGGAGGCTCCGAAGACATCCGGATCTTTACGTTTAGTCCACCCCTTTACAGAACCCCAAAAGCATTTTCTTTCACAATTAAGGTGTGTATCTGTGTGGAATGTTTGTCCGAGGTTGAGGATGTCTCCTCTGTCAAAATTCGGGGCCCTAGACATGAACTAACGTATCTTTGTCGAGAAAAGGATGTTTATCTTTCTATGATCAAGTAACTTATTTTACTGTgttaattgaagaaatttaccACAACGATTTCTTTCAGCAAAGAAATTTATGGATTCAACAGTTGTTGGCTATATTTGCCGGGAGGTATTAAGACGCTAGGCATTTAGTCGGGCAGTGAGTTGGAGCTTTGCGCTTAGCCGAATAGGCACATTAAATTAAAGTTATTATATAAAATGTAAATAAGTGCTTACTTACGTTCTAAAAACAACTATACTTATTGAGAATTTAGGAAAGTTTAAACTTAAAACTTAAGCGATCATCGCATTGGCATCATCACATACTAATACCGCGAAATAAGAAAGACCCAAAACCAAATTAAGAAGATCAATAATTTATAATCCAAAATTGACGTCATCTTTcattacaaattaattaatgattCAATATATGTAAAGGGGATTGTACACCTAGAATTGAAAACCCTCAATTGCAGCTCCGAGGGACGGCGTAGGCAAAGTCAAAGTGACACGACCGGAGGCAATGGAGAGAGAGAACACATCAGTGATTCAGTGCCAAGAAACAAGGAGAAGAGAAACACTAAACGGCAAGAGAAATAATCCAAGTTTGTCTCTTTTTTTTGGGGTTTGTTGGTAACCCAAAAAAAACCTTTAACTTGattaaattgaaaaacaatGGAACCTCCTAACCACCACCTAACCCGCCTAGCTCCTATCCAATTTTCCTCCATATTTCGGCCTAAATTGCATGAGTCTTCCATGGCCCAGTGCCTAGCACCTCCTAGGCCCATTTTTAGAACAATGCCTAGAGTAGTATACTCCTCAGGATGCCACTTTGGCGTCCAGGACCATTAATTTCATGTgctttaatctttttttcatgTGACATTGTACTATAGTCTATAACACCATGGTGGCATCCCGAGGGTGTATGCAAGTCTCTCTTTTATT harbors:
- the LOC126619375 gene encoding protein SIEL, whose translation is MADHVILTCGHPLILPTISADEPLSPEVLPPLRSLIVNPSTPGPTITSILETLTRSLRLSRDPLTIRFTLKLLSDLASRHPHLSFFVFDSVRSHLLSTGSPRVAADSLDALASIVESNRALAPGIEELDDRLFASLCFSPSCSVRPWLLRNAERFGVQPHLLFTLFLGFTKDPYPNVRKEALDGLVGLSENGVIEDRDMIEGCYFRAVELLNDMEDCVRLAAVRTVCSWGLMLVACISEMKAYWSDEVFVKLCSMVRDMSMEVRVEAFYALGKIKLVSEDILLQTLSKRVLVTMKGKGSFAQCSDEQLEVSGSSVAGAFVHGLEDEFHEVRKGACHALRTLAILSAKFAGEALNLLMDVLNDDSILVRLQAFETMHQLATFDLLKVQEAHMHMFLGTLVDNDTLIRSSARKVLKLAKLPQLKMFRLTIDALLENMERYPQDEADALSVLFHIGRNHGKFVVRLIEEVSPQMEPMSNGKLDFDSMRVAGLLVLAISAPVSDERDCNIPPAIFSYAVTYLGRISHALSDIINQNSLLDYLSQCSRSQGPYDVEFNKFNFKAGEPCLPLLENDGSTCTSNKMTGSAEMSEIVSPIMEPREVGTSLVAYQLEVHDEVTKLVNVVLARAKDIWPVVQSGFVNEVMRTLRSCKEELATFTSDSLPSAGVLPFTKQYVQIMKLLTRAWMNFLPSVLFPPYGMGELDLVLRKLDTRLRDLKSTFIRLSKREELHILELILVTCVLRLSKVEICCHLRTLRKLSSTMSQVESLLRDGSLEPSRFITEVEKLSLETGTFPNEGSCNPRLFQRALESFSLKQLVLSGGIKHVNAELDIPDNSYENPLRFVAGLPVGIPCHITLHNVLAESRLWLKMTVNEDDDSTRFVFLDLNLFGGSEDIRIFTFSPPLYRTPKAFSFTIKVCICVECLSEVEDVSSVKIRGPRHELTYLCREKDVYLSMIK